A window of Nostoc sp. PCC 7120 = FACHB-418 genomic DNA:
ATGGAAAATTTGATAGCCCCAAAAGGTATCAAACTTGGTATCTACCGATGCTTAAAAGCAGGGATAAATCCAGAATTTCCAGAACAGGGAACGCCCCAAGGTGGAGTGGTAAGTCCATTATTAGCCAACATCGCTCTCAATGGGATTGAAAGTATTCACAGATATCATAAAGATAATCAAAGAATCACTAACAAAACCCCGGAATCAGACATTAGATACCCATCTGTTCGGTATGCCGACGATATGGTAATAGTGCTTAGACCTCAAGACGATGCTAATGAGATACTTGCCAAAATTGAGGATTTTCTAAACGCACGGGGAATGAAGGTAAGTGCTAAGAAAACCAAGATAACCGCTACGACAGATGGTTTTGACTTCCTTGGCTGGCACATCATTGTGCAAAGCAACGGAAAATTTAACTGCACTCCCTCAGAGGAGAATTTTAAAAAGTTTCGTCAGAAGGTAAAAGCTATCGTTAATTGCTCGAATTATGGTTCGTCTGTAAAAGCCGAAAAGCTCGCACCAATAGTTAGAGGATGGAGAAATTACCATAGGTTCTGTGATATGTCAGGGTCAAGGTTCTCACTTTGGTTCCTTAGTAAACGGACACATACGGTATTTAACAAGGAAACGAAGAACGACCACGAATCAAGTATAAAACTTGCACAAAAGGCATTCCCAAAAGTTCCTTGCTTCCAAAACTCCTATGTCATGGTCAAAGGTGATAAATCACCTTACGACGGAGACTTAACGTACTGGAGCGAACGCAATAGCAAGCTCTATGACGGGGAAACCTCTAAAACTATTAAAAAGCAAAACCATACGTGTGGATACTGT
This region includes:
- a CDS encoding reverse transcriptase domain-containing protein, which gives rise to MIRHSVKASESWKNLPWKKFRRDLFRLQRRVFKAVQAGNKRKARFLQKLILKSKAGRFLAIRQISQLNAGKKTAGIDGVKSLDFNGRFELEITLKQSSGNWHHQELREIPIPKKDGTTRMLKIPTIADRCWQCLAKYALEPAHEATFHARSYGFRTGRAAHDAQQFLFSNLSSKAKRISKRVIELDIEKCFDRINHSTIMENLIAPKGIKLGIYRCLKAGINPEFPEQGTPQGGVVSPLLANIALNGIESIHRYHKDNQRITNKTPESDIRYPSVRYADDMVIVLRPQDDANEILAKIEDFLNARGMKVSAKKTKITATTDGFDFLGWHIIVQSNGKFNCTPSEENFKKFRQKVKAIVNCSNYGSSVKAEKLAPIVRGWRNYHRFCDMSGSRFSLWFLSKRTHTVFNKETKNDHESSIKLAQKAFPKVPCFQNSYVMVKGDKSPYDGDLTYWSERNSKLYDGETSKTIKKQNHTCGYCGLKCTSEERVHLHHIDGNHKNRKPKNLIVVHESCHDYIHMGKRVTP